Proteins encoded in a region of the Triticum dicoccoides isolate Atlit2015 ecotype Zavitan chromosome 3A, WEW_v2.0, whole genome shotgun sequence genome:
- the LOC119271387 gene encoding protein STU1-like, translating into MDPRRRLLSLDPARRRQGPRLKTTKPWILGAIAGRGSWVPSRAVDPGAPPPSSDPAGRRRGSRLKMPYAATLRPFATATSCSSPPPSSAPPVAPRFFPERRQEPPDSPGSPPSRDHFTPASPDYSVQL; encoded by the exons ATGGATCCTAGGCGCCGACTCCTGTCTTTGgatcccgcccgccgccgccagggTCCCCGACTGAAGACGACCAAGCCGTGGATCCTGGGTGCCATCGCGGGCCGTGGATCCTGGGTGCCATCGCGGGCCGTGGATCCCGGGGCGCCACCGCCTAGCTCTgatcccgccggccgccgccgaggttcccgactgaagatgccctatgctgCGACACTCaggccgttcgccaccgccacctctTGCAGTTCACCGCCACCATCCAGCGCACCCCCAGTCGCCCCCCGATTCTTCCCTGAGCGACGCCAGGAACCACCTGACTCCCCTGGTTCGCCTCCATCGCGGGATCACTTCAC GCCGGCTTCACCAGATTATTCAGTTCAGCTCTAA